The segment CTACCGCCTCTtcgcataaaaaaaaaatacacggCCCCACCAGAGTAGCCCAGAGGTCGCTTAAAAGCCAGGCAAGCCAAACCAACCACGAAATTATTTTGGGAAACCGAAAAATAAACTAGCGGAAAGGCGAAGACTCGAGAAGGAATGGGAAAGGGCAAGGTGCatccctcgccgtcgccggcggcagcggcggttgggggaggtggaggaggggagatgacggcggcggcggtgctgatGCGGCTGCTGCCCGCGGCGGTGCTGGCCGCGGTGGCACCGCTCGGGGCGGAGGGGAAGGAGGTGCTGGCGTACTTGGTGCTCGCGTCGCTGCGGTCCTCGGCGCCGCAGACGCCGGCGGATGAGGCGAGGGCGCACGGGCCGGAGCTCGCGTGCGGGTGCTTCGGGTGCTACACGGCGTACTGGTCGCGCTGGGACGGGTCCCCCGAGTGCGACCGCGACGCCATCCACCGCGCCATCGAGGCGTTCGAGGAGCACCTGGccaggaaggagaaggaggaggaggccggctgCAAGGGACGCCGCGGCCGCAAGAAGCGCGCTGCCAAGGGCAAGGCCGGCAAGGGCAAGGAGCTCGCCGTGGAGCCCCCCACGCCGCCGTCACCGGCCGTTCTCCCTGTTCCGCAAGAGCCCGCGAAGGTGGAGGGCGGCGCCGAGGATGTCGAGGCTGAGGAAGAGGTGGCGAAGGAGGAATCTAGTGCTACCACATTCGCCGTCGGCGAGGACGattgcggcggcggccgcggcggcgaggaggagaagCGGCGGCGCGGGTGGGGCGCCGTGCTCAGCTGGAGGGGGTGGGGCCTGTGGGGGTCCCACTAGTCGGTGAGACGACCCGCTGATTCCTTTCCTGCTCATCTAGGTTTGCTTGTACTTTTAGTTGTTGGGGTTTTGATGCCTTTTTCCCGGTACTGGAGGGTTTAGCAGATGCAGGTGGATTAAGGGATGCTTAATACTCGCTTAGCCACTAAATGAGCCTTTGACACTCTCGTATACCAGTACCATAATAATAACGATTTTCATGTGGTGTTTATCAATCAAATTAGTCTTGGTGTACATATGCAGCTTGTGGAATTGGCAATGTGTGGTTGGGTTGGTGTTGGTGTAATGTAAATGTAGTGCCCTGCAtgtgtaaattatttgaatacCTAGGACTTACAATGTCTGCAAATGATTTGAATAACCTAGGGCTTTGACTTCCAATTTGCCCCAAGCTTCTTGCTTGATAAAACTTGAAGAACCCTGGGAATTCCTGTGTTGCGCACACATTACAGGCCCCGAAGCCTTCGCTGGTTCAATCGGGAATTGAACCGTTTCCGATGAAATTGAATTCCTACAGAATTTTGGTGCTTCTCGAAATGTGCCCTCGGTTTATCTTAGCTTTGATCGAAGTACTAGGTTGAATTTGGAGGCTTCGCTAATCTATCCTTTTCTTGGTTTAGTTAGTTGGCCAGTTGGTTGAAGCTAATTCTGGCAACTAGTAGGAATGCTCTGTTCTTTGCTTGGGAGCTAAGCAAAAAAGGAGGATGGATGCGCCATGTTTGTAGGCTCCTCCTATGGTGGCATCCGGCTTTTTTATGCGGCCGATTCGCTGCCCACTTTTGGCCATCTTTTACGCAACTCGTGTAGCAGTATATCCTGTGTGGGTAGCACAGCAGGAAATGTGGCCATGGAAAGGCAGAACCTGGTTTAACAAGTGGAGAAATGGAATTTCACCTTTCGTTTAAGCACGCACTTACATACTGTACTATACTTGTCGATGATAGGTCctctgaaaaaggaaaaagatagGGGTTATATGAAAGGTGCAGGCATATGTGTACATATTTTGGTCGGTGAGCTCGTCGCCGTCCTGTCGTTGTTGCGCTCGTCGCTTTCCCTGTCATCATCGCTTTCCCTGATGGCCCCGTCGTGGTGCAAAGATGTGAAGCTTTGGGACCTTCAGTCCCAAGAATCAGTTGGGATTGTACAATCGGTGCATTAGTTAGTTGTCATTCTGTTGTGTATCTTTTCCCGCATA is part of the Phragmites australis chromosome 12, lpPhrAust1.1, whole genome shotgun sequence genome and harbors:
- the LOC133887502 gene encoding uncharacterized protein LOC133887502; protein product: MGKGKVHPSPSPAAAAVGGGGGGEMTAAAVLMRLLPAAVLAAVAPLGAEGKEVLAYLVLASLRSSAPQTPADEARAHGPELACGCFGCYTAYWSRWDGSPECDRDAIHRAIEAFEEHLARKEKEEEAGCKGRRGRKKRAAKGKAGKGKELAVEPPTPPSPAVLPVPQEPAKVEGGAEDVEAEEEVAKEESSATTFAVGEDDCGGGRGGEEEKRRRGWGAVLSWRGWGLWGSH